A segment of the Sulfurovum indicum genome:
TTGCATAAGTTATTCACATTAAGGTTTCACACTTTATGAACAATGTGAAAATCTATGACAGCAGGCAGGCAGTAAAAGATGAACATCGGACAGAAAGTACTCTTTGAACTCAAAAAAGAGATCTCTGAAACAGAGTATGAACGTTATATCAAAAAACTGGTATATGATACCAAGCGTTCACGCAGCAACATCGCCTACTTCAATGCTCCGAATATGCTCGTTGCAAAATGGGTTAAAACAAAATATGCTGATAAACTTGCCCATCTTTTTGAACTTCAAAATGAGCTTAAGCCTGAGATCGAGATCACAGTTGGCAAACAGAAAAGTAAACAGAGCAGCAGTGTCATACCCAAACAGAGCAGTGAAAAAAGCCATTCAAAAAGTACTTATCTCAATCCTTCACTCACATTTGAGAGCTTCATCGTGGGAGAGTCCAACCAATTCGCCTATACTACAGCCAAAGCCGTTGCAGAAAAGCCCGGAAGGCTTTATAATCCGCTCTTTATCTATGGAGGTGTAGGATTGGGGAAAACCCACCTGCTCCAGGCAATCGGGAACTACCATGTAGCTCTTGGAAATACCGTCATATATACCACACTCGAGCAGTTTATGAACTCCTTTACTTCCCATCTTCGTTCACAGACAATGGACCGTTTCAGAGACAAATTCAGAGATTGTGATCTCCTTTTGATCGATGATATACAGTTCCTTTCCAGAAAAGAGCAGACGCAGGAGGAGTTCTTTCATACCTTCAACGAACTTCACAATGCCAACAAACAGATCGTCATGACAGCAGACAGACCTCCAAACAAAATTGCAGGACTGGTTGACAGACTGCGTACCCGTTTTGAATGGGGAATGATGGCGGACATTCAACCACCGGGACTTGAAACCAAAATAGCCATTATCCAGAAAAAGTGTGAACTCGACGGTATCAGACTCTCCAATGAAGTTGTCAATTTCATTGCCACCAATATGGGTGACAATATCCGTGAAATCGAAGGTACCATCATACGTATCAATGCCCTTGCTTCTATGCTGAACCAGGAGATCAATCTTGATTTTGCACAAAATGCCATCAAAGACCAGCTTAAAGAGAAAAAAGAGAGTGTGACCATAGATGATATTGTCAAGATCGTCTCACGTGAACTCAATATCAAGCCCTCTGATATCAAATCGAAAAAACGCACCAGCAGTGTTGTCAATGCCAGACGTACGGCCATCTATCTTGCACGTAACCTTACACCCAATTCTATGCCGCAGATCGCTCTCTATTTCGGTATGAAAGACCACAGTGCGATTTCACATGCAATGAAAAAAATCGATGAAATCATCGAAAACGACGAGAACTTCAAAGTACTTTTGGAAGAACTCTCCAATAAAATCCATACCGATACCCAGCAAAGTGAATAAAAGTTAAAAAACTGTACTAAAAACTTGAATAAAAAAAAGATATAATTATACACAGTGAACAGATGTGAAGATCCCAAGTTTCAAAAAAGAGGCAAAAACATCGGTAATTCGGTCATTTGCAGCGTTTTTCACAATTTCATGTTGAACTACTGCTATATACTAAATTATTAAAAAATAAGGAGAGTCAATGAAGATTAAAGCACAAAAGCAGATTATTGAATCTATTCTCATTAATCTACAGCCTTTTTTAGAAAAGAAAGATGCCAGTCAGATCACCTCACATATTCTTTTTCAGTCACAGGGAGAAAAGTGCATTGTTAAAGCAACAGACAGTGAGATTGGTCTGAGTATCACAACAGATCAGATTTTTATTGAATCAGAGGGTACTTTTACAGCCAACGGTAAAAAACTGCTGGATATCATTCGTATTCTCAAAGATGATGAAATTGTACTTGAACTTCTTGATGATACTTTAGTAATCAAACAAAAGCACTCTAAATTCAAATTACCGACGTTTGATCCCAACAGCTATCCTTCATTTCCAACTGTTGATGAAAAACCCCGTATCACACTTGACTCTCTCAGTCTAATCCAAAATCTAAAAAAGATCTCTCCGGCTATTGATACCAACAATCCCAAATTTGAACTTAACGGTGCTTTGATCAATATTAAAAATGATTCAACAGATCTTGTAGGTACAGATACAAGAAGATTGGCTATCGCCACTATTGAAAGTTCAAACAGTGAAACCCTCTCTTTAATTGTTCCTAAAAAAGCGATTCTTGAGATACAAAAGCTTTTCCTTGACCAAATTGATATCTTTTTTGACGAAACCAATTTGATCATTGCCAATGACAACAATTTTTTCTATACCCGTTTAATTAACGGAAAATTCCCTGACTACCAGAGAATTGTTCCTTCCAGTATCAAACACAGTGTCAAACTTCCTAAAAAAGAGATGATTGATGCCATTAAAATGATCACTACTATTTCCCAGGAAATAAAAATGACCCTGCTTTCAGATGTAATTATTTTCAATTCACTGAGTGCAGATAATGTTGAAGCAAAAACAGAAATAGAACTCTCTACGGGACTCAATGAAAAATTTGAGATCTCTTTCAACAGCAGATATATTCTTGATTTTCTCTCTCAGGTTGACAAGAACGAATTTTTGATGGAGTTTAATGAACCAAGTCTTCCGTTCATTGTCAAAGATGAGAATTTCATTACAATTATTATGCCGATCGTTGCATAAATTAGGGGATAAAGTTAAATGAGTGAAATAATGACAAAATATATTTTTGTTACCGGAGGTGTACTCAGCTCTCTTGGAAAAGGGATTACAGCTGCAAGTATCGGAACTTTGTTAAAACATACAGGACTTAGAATAGGTGTACTAAAACTCGATCCGTATATCAACGTTGATCCCGGAACAATGTCACCGCTTGAACATGGAGAAGTATTCGTTACCAAAGATGGTGCAGAAACGGATCTTGACCTGGGACACTATGAGCGCTTTTTGGATACTTCTTTGACACATAACAACAACTTTACTACAGGACAGGTTTACAAAACTGTTATTGAAAATGAACGTAAAGGACAGTATCTGGGGAAAACGATTCAAGTGGTCCCGCATATTGTAAATGAGATCAAAGAACGTATTATCCGTGCAGGTATAGGAAAAGATATTCTTATTGTGGAACTTGGTGGGACTACAGGAGATATTGAAGGACTTCCGTTTCTTGAAACAATCCGCCAGATGAAGCATGAACTGGGTAAGACCAATGTTATGAATATCCATGTAACACTGCTTCCGTACATTAAAGCTGCCGGAGAGCTCAAAACCAAACCGACGCAACACTCCGTACAGGAGCTTAGACGTATCGGTATCGCACCGCATATGCTGGTTCTTCGTGCAGAAGTACCTGTCGATTCTGAAGTTAAAAGAAAGATCGCCTACAGTTGTGATGTGGATGAAGATTCTGTTATCGTAGCAGAAGATGCAAAAACAATTTATGAAGTGCCGTTAAATTTTCTGAAGCAGGATATTCTTACACCGATATGCAAACAGTTGGAACTTGAAAACTGTAAACCGCAAATGGATGAATGGACCTCCTTGGTACACAAGATCATTATGCCTGAGAATGAAATGAAGATAGCATTTGTCGGTAAATATCTTGACCTTAAAGAATCATACAAATCTCTAACCGAAGCGTTGATACATGCCGGGGCAAATTTGGACACCAAAGTAAACATTAAATGGGTTGACAGTGAAAAAATCGAAGAAGAAAGTGTAGATAAGTTTTTACAGAATGTAGACGGTATCCTTGTAGCCGGAGGATTTGGTGAACGCGGAGTTGAGGGTAAGATCGAAGCGATCCGATATGCCAGAGAGAACAAAGTACCTTTCCTTGGTATCTGCCTAGGGATGCAGCTGAGCATGATAGAATTTGCCAGAAATGTTCTGGGACTCGAAGATGCAAACTCTGTTGAATTCGATAAAAAAACTACTAATCCGATCATTTATCTGATCGATGAATTTATTGATGCAAGCGGTTCAAAACAGGTACGTACCACAACGTCACCAATGGGTGGTACCCTCAGACTCGGTGAATATGAATGCGAGACCAAAGAGAACAGCAGACTCAGAGAAGCCTATGACAGTTCTGTGATCTATGAAAGACACAGGCACCGTTATGAGGCAAACCCTAAATACCGTGAAGCATTGGAAGCAAACGGTATGGAGATCACAGGTGAGTCACACGGACTGATCGAAGCAGTTGAGGTAAAAAACCATCCATGGTTCCTTGGTGTACAGTTCCATCCGGAATTTACTTCACGCCTGCAAAATCCAAATCCTGCTATTTTGGCATTTGTCAAAGCAGCAATGAATTCTGAAGTAGATGCCTGAAACATTAACGCCGGATGCGTTAGAAAGACTTCTAAGATCACGCTTTAAAGAGGGGTTCCTCTCTTTAAAAGATCTTCCCCATCCCCATACTTTCAAAGATATGCAAAAAGCGACGGATCGCATTACAGATGCGATCGGGAAAAAAGAGAAGATTGTGATCATCGGGGATTACGATGTTGATGGGGTTACTTCGACTACCTTGATGAAGCTCTTCTTTGAGGAGGTTGATTATTCTGTAGAATGGATCATTCCCAATCGCTTCAGGGATGGATACGGACTCTCACCAACAATGATTCCCCGTATTGAAGGATTTGATCTTGTCATTACAGTAGATAATGGTATCTCTGCAGTTGAAGCAGGAAAGATGTGCAAAGAAAAGGGAATCGATCTGATCATTACCGATCACCATCTGCTTCCCCCTGAAATTCCTGAAGCTTATGCTATTATCAATCAGAAACAGCCAGACTGTGCTTTTCCCTATGAAGAGATATGCGGAGCACAGATCACATGGTATCTTATTGCTTCATTGAAGAATGCTCTGGATGTGAAGATCAATATGATGGTCTATATGGAACTGGTCGCTATTGCGATCATTGCAGATATGATGCCTTTGAAACACATCAACCGTGCAATGGTCATTTCAGGGCTTAAAGCACTTTCCAAAAGTCAAAGGCCATCTATCAGAGCTTATAGAGAATATGTACAAAAAGAGTGGTTAAGTGCCGAAGATATCGGTTTTTTTCTCGCACCACTGCTGAATAGTGCAGGAAGAATGGAGGATGCCTCTTTTGCCGTAGAGTTTCTTCTATCGAGCAATATTTATGATGCGAGAGTACGTCTGCAGCGGCTGATCGATCTCAATGACTCCAGAAAAGAGACTGAAGAGACCATTACCAAAGAGGCACTATGCAGTGTGAATGAAAGTGAATCAGTAGTGGTAGTATCGGGAGAGAAATGGCATGAAGGCGTCGTGGGTATCGTAGCGGCACGTATAGCACGTGAATGTAAAAAACCCTGCATTGTACTGAGTGACAACGGTGAAGGTATGCTCAAAGGAAGTGGACGAAGTTTTGGAAATTGTGACCTTTTTGCAGTGGTAAGCAGGACACGACCTCTGCTTGAAAAGTTCGGCGGCCACTTTGCTGCTGTCGGACTAAGTCTTTCGCAAACGCAGTTTACACTATTCAGGGAGCAGTTGCAACACCATTTTAAAGAGGGTGATTTCACGACTGATATGATTGATCCTGAGATTGTCGGAGAACTTCTCTTTCGTGATATTTCATTTACTTTGACCCGGCTCATAAAGCAGTTCGAACCTTACGGTCAGGGAAACCCTGTACCTAAATTCATAAGTAAAAACGTACGTATACGACAGGCTTCTCCTATGGGAAAAAAGGGAAACCATCTTCGTTTTTTACTTGAGCAGGATGGTATTATGCATCATGCAGTACAGTTTAAAACAGAAGAGAGGTATGAAGTGGATACAATGGTAGATGTTGTATATACAGTCAATGAAAACCATTTCAGAGGCAATACAACACTGCAGCTGTTGGTAGATGAGATCAATATTTTTGAACAATAAATAATATTTTGATTAGTTATAATTAAATATATTTTAATGATAATAAAATCAATTTTTTTTATAAGAAAATTTATTTTTTATCTTATTTATTGTATTATCGTGTGTTAACCATATAAAAAAGGAGCTATTTTGGATAATAAAATATTAAAAGAGGGTATGGAGATTATTGATGCCCATATGAAGAGTGAGGGTATTTCACGAAGGGATGCTATCAAGCTATTTGGAACAGGTGGTGCAGCGATGCTTCTCGCAAGCGGTGCAACAACACAGGCAAGTGCCAGCAGCAGTGCGGCTAAAGCAAAAATAGTCATTATTGGCGGTGGATTGGCAGGTATGTCAACAGCAGCAAGATTGACAAATTCTTTGGATAATCCGGATATTACGGTAATCGAACCGGGAGATATTGCAACATCCTATCAGCCGGGACAGACACTGGTAGGTGCCGGTATCTGGGATGTATCGGAAGTGGTATATAAAACAGATGATTTTGTTCCTGACGGTGTGACGATTATCAAGGAAAAAGCAGTTGAGTTCGATCCGAAAAATAATATGGTAAAGACAAGCGGCGGGAAAACAGTAAAATATGATTATATGGTTATTGCTGCCGGTCTCAAACTTGATTATGCACGTATCGAAGGCCTTGGTATTGAGGGTACGATCACTTCGACCGGTGACCATTCACCTGTAAGCAAAGTTATCGGAAAGAACGGAATTGCTTCTATCTATTTCCAGAAAGGTTCGGCAGATACCTGGACTCAGATGCAGAAATTTATTGCAGAAGCAAAAAGCGGTAAAAAAGTAAAAGGTATCTTCACTCATCCCAATACACCGATAAAATGTGGCGGTGCTCCTAAAAAGATTATGTACTTGACAGATGCAAGACTGAGAGAAGCAGGTGCAAGAGAGAATGCTGAACTGACTTTCTATCCTAACGGCAGTAAAATGTTCGGTGTAAAAGAGTACCATGATGCGATTGTCAATCAGTTTGAAGCAAGAGATATGAAATGGAACTACAGACACAATCTTGTTGCTGTAGATCCGGTGAAGAAGATTGCTACATTTAACAGACACTGGAAAGAGAAAGGTGAATGGGATCCGGATCTTGAAGAGTATTCGATCGTTCCAAGAAGTGAAAAAGTAGAAAAAGAGTTTGATTTTATTCATATCACACCACCGATGATAGCACCTGAAGAGATCGCTGATTCACCTGTAGGTTCAGGTAAAGGCTGGGTTCCTGTACATAAAGAGACACTTCAGCATGTAAAATATCCTAATGTATTTGCACTGGGTGATATTGCAGCAGTTCCAATGGGTAAAACAGGAGGATCAGCAAGAAAACAGTATAAAGTAGTTGTTGACAATATTATCTCTATGATGGAAGGGAAAGAACCAACAGCCAAGTATGGAGGATATACGGTTTGTCCGTTGATCACAAGTATCGGTACAGTTATGCTTGCAGAGTTTGACTGGTCTAAAAAACCGACACCTTCATTCCCTCTTGATCCAACACAGGAAAGATATATCTGGTGGCTGCTTAAAGTCTATGCACTCAAGCCTATGACACAGTACGGTATGCTTTCAGGTAGAGCTTAAAGAAGAGAAGGAGAATGATATGAAAAAAACAACAATAGCACTTTTATCAGCAGCAGTAATTTTCGGATTGAACGGATGTGGTAACGATACACCGAGTTCATCAGCACCTAAAACATACAGTAAAACACCGGCAGAGGTTTATGCACAGTCTTGTAAAAAATGCCATGGTGAGCATGCAGAAGGGAATCCTAAGAAAAAAGGACCGGCATTGAATGACAGACAGGCAGGAGAACTTGAACTTGATCTGTATGATGTGAAAAACGGTGGTACAAACCAGTCCTCCGGAACGGAGCATGATATTATGGAGCACAATATGCAAAAGCTCATGGAAAAAGGGTATGACTATGACCCTAAAGCTATGGCAGAGTATATTGAGAAGAGTTTCTATAAGAGAGAAGTTTCAGAAGCACATTAAACCAATCTCCCAGAGAAGAAATCTCTCTTCTCTGGTCACCCCCCCTCTAAAAAATCTATCAAATTTTTCAAATACAACTGGCTTTATATAAAGTTATGATATTTTTATAAAAATTATAACAATAGTTTATGGGATGGTGTAATGAATAAAAAGCCGGGGTATGTATTTGTTTGGCCTATCGGTACCAGAATCATCCATTGGATGATGGCTCTCTCTTTTACGGCAGCATTTATTACCTCTTTTCATAAAAATCAGTTACATAGTCATGTGGCATTTGGTTTTATTTTCCTTATTATCCTTGTTTACAGGATCATTTGGGGTATTGTCGGTCCCCGATACGCAACTTTCAAGACCTTTAAACTGAGACTGTCAGAGTTAAAAGGTTATTTTGTAGAAAAAGTACGGAACAGATGGAGAAAGATACCTGCTGGACATAATCCTGCATCAAGCTGGTTTACAGTGTGGGCACTAATAGTAGGAACAGTTATTGTAATCTCCGGTCTGCTGCTCTATGGTGTAGAGGAAGCAAAAGGGTGTTTTCGGTTTTTAAATGAAGATTATTACCAGTATATGGATACTCTTACCATGTTGCACAAGTATGCTTCCTACCTTTTTGCTACATGGGTCATCATTCATATTACAGGTGTTTTGATAGAACAGTTCTGGCACCGTACCGGCATGGCTTTTGCAATGATAACCGGATATAAAAAAACAGAAGGGGAAGATACAAAAGTAAAAAGAAGTCTCTCTATTTTTGCCTATTTGATGATTTTGCTGGCGATAGTCACCTATTTTTTTATTGTCAGCAGCAATTATAATTACCTGACGTTACAAAAATACACCAATGTTGATTATGAAGAGGAACATCCTGACTACTATCATGAATGTGGGGAGTGTCATGTTGCATATCCCCCTTATCTTCTTCCACGAAGATCGTGGGAACGTATTATGGGAGCACTCGACAACCACTTTGGAGAAGAGATAACTGAAGCCAATATTACAAAACTGCAACAAGCTTCGATACTTGAATATCTGATACAACATGCGGCAGAGACAAGTAAGCGGGAAGCAGCGGTTAAAACTATGAAGTCCCTCGGGGAAAGACGACCCAAGGCGATTACCAAAACACCTTATTGGAGAGAAACGCATAAGCATATTCCAAAATATGTGTATAGACAGAAAAAGATAAAAGACAAGTCAAACTGTGCTGCATGTCATAGAGACTTTAAATACGGGAATCTGGAAGATATGAATATTTTGTACGATTTCTGAAATCACATTCCGTTTGTTTAGCACATATGGTTCAGCAATACTTTCTATTGAATAGGTAAACAGCCTAAAAAACGGTAGGCTGTATCGCTTCATTATTGACACCACCTGATTCATTGACTTCAAGCAGTTTTTTCCAGAGTTTACGGGCCATTGCCTGATAACGTTTTGATGTTTCACAGTTTGGAGCCAATACAGTGATAGGCAGACCGCTGTCTCCACCTTCTCTAATGGCAGGCTCTATCGGTATCTCTCCCAAAACTTCTGTTTGATATGCATCTGCAAGGGGTTGGGTTGTTCCTTTGCCGAAGATATCATACTCTTTTCCACTGTCTGGACAGATGAAACCGCTCATATTCTCTACAATACCGGCAATAGGTATATGCAACTGTGTGAACATATCCATACTTCGGATAGTATCATCCAGTGCTACTTTCTGAGGGGTAGTGACACATATACCGGAAGTGACCGGCAGGTTTTGTGCAAGAGCAAGTTGGGCATCGCCTGTACCGGGAGGCATATCAAAAAGAAGTACATCCAGATTTCCCCATGAAATATCTTCAAGCATTTGCTCGATCGCCTGTGTGACCATAGCCCCTTTCCAGATGAGAGAAGCCCCCTGTTCGACTAAAGAACCGATGGACATTACTTTTAGGTCATGTGCCAAAATAGGTTTAATGGTTTTTCCAAGAAAAATCGGCTGTTCTCCTTCAATGCCCATCATTCTTGGAATGTTCGGACCGTAAATATCTGCATCAAGCAGCCCTACGCGTTTTCCCTGCTGTGCCAGTGCAATAGCAAGATTGACAGTAGTGGTTGATTTTCCAACCCCGCCTTTTCCAGAGCTTACCATAACGAAGTTTTGAATATTGGGGAGAACATTTTTACCGTGTGAACTCGTCTCTCTGGGCATTTTCGGTTTCGTGATGGTAATATCTATCTGGAAATCTCCCAGAAAAGAGACTCTTTTAGTGATCTCTTCACGGAGTTGTGCTTCAATCTCCGGTGCAGAAGAAGGAATATCGAGCAGGATAGATACGCGTTCTTCCGAAACCGAAACCTCTTTGGTAAAACCAAAATCGACGATACTTTTCGTAAATCCGGGGTAAATGACTTGTGCCAGCTTCTTTTGAATATGCTCTTTGTTTATCATAAATATCCAACCTTTTAAAAATACTGGTAAACATTATATCTTTTATAAGTATATATTTTGCTATGATTACAGCATTAATTGGCAAGGGATGTTACGATGAAAAAAGAACTTTTGATATTTACAGCTATTTTCCTCTTTTTAACGATCGGTATGCATTTTAAAGAATGGACCTCTTATCCTGTAGAACACCTGATGGGGCTTGCAGATGCAGGAGCCTATGGCATAGGTCCCATCCACCCGCTGGTCTTCACGCTGGCTGTTTATATTGTTTTTGTATTGTTAAGAGGTATTGTCAGAATATTCAGGAGATAACTCTTCTGTATATGCAAAAAGGTTCATTTTGAACTAAGATGTACTACAGTTTTTGGTTTTTGGTTTTTGGTTTGGCCATTGCCTTTCCCGCTCTCATACCGCTGACCCAGGCAAAGTGAAAGTTGAATCCTCCCCTGTCTCCGTCAACATCAAGTATCTCTCCTGCAAAGTATAGACCGGGGATAATTTTTGATTCCATTGTTTCGGGGTCTATTTCTGTGGTATCTACACCGCCGGCAACTACTTCAGCTCCCTTGAATCCCCTGGTATCACTGATGCTCAGTTTGAGGTTTTTTATTGTGTAAACAAGCTTTCCTATCTCTTTTCGGTTCAGATCTTGTTCTGTCAGCGCTTTGCATTTGGACTGTTCAAGTATAATAAAGAGAAGTTTTTTGTTGAGTATACCCTGAAGCCAGAGGGCTATTGGTTTTTCACTTTGCTGTTGTACTCTTTTCATCAGGAGATTGGTAAGTTTCTCTTTGCTGAGTCCTGGCATCAGGTCGAGACTGAGTTCACAGTAGTCAAACTGTGCCAGCCGTAAGCTGACTTCACGGCTGATATCCAGGATGGCAAGTCCACTGATACCGTAGCTGGTAAAGAGCAGGTCACCTTTCCTCTCTGTAATATATTGTCCGTTGGCATAAAGTTTGGCTATACCTGCTATTTTGACACCTGCACATCTTTTGACCCACCCGTCATCTGAACAGAGCTGTACCAGTGAAGGGTGATGTGCAATGAGGCTGTGCCCCATTTTGGCTGCAAAGGCATAGCCTGCATTGGAGCCTCCCAGTTGCGGTGCGGCAGGAGAACCGGAGGCAATGAGCAGTTTTTGGCATCTTTTTGTCCCCTGGGTAGTTTCCAGAACAAAGAGATCCTTTTCTTTGCCAATACTGGTCACTGCACAGTCACAGTATATCTCCACGCCTGCTTTTTCTGCTTCATATGTTAAAAGATCGACCACACTGCCTGCCTGCAGTGACATTGGAAATATCTGGCCCTCTTTCCCTTCCGTAAGCTCAAGCCCTATGGAGGTGAAGAACTTTTCTACTACCGGGAAGTCATTTTCCTTGAGTACAGTTTCTACAAACTCAGGATTTTGTGAGTGAAAGCGGTTAGCGCTGATGCAGCGGTTTGAAATATTACACTTTCCATTCCCTGAAATGAGAATTTTTTTTCCTATTTTACTGTTTTGTTCAAGCAGGGTAACATTCATACCTTCTCTTGCACACAATATGGCTGCGGTGAGTCCGCTTGCCCCTCCCCCGACAACGATCATCTTGTGCAATCCTTTTTAGAAACTCTTTTCAACAACAAAGTTGGACTCTTTAAAACGGAGATTTGTATCAGTGACCACTCCTACGGGCATAATGAGTTTTCCTGTTGTTCTATTTACCTCTTCACTTGTTTTGTGAATAGGCATCAGTATGCTATCGGCCTCTTTACAGCCTGAAGTCAAAAACAGAAACCATAGACAGACTAGAGAGAGTAGACTTTTCTTTTTCATCATTTCTCTTTTTCTAAAAGAAGGAATACTCTTTTTTGGATGATTATAGCATACAATTAACATATCTATAGGTATTTATCTGCTATCATCAACGAAAAAAGAGGAGTGATTATGAGTGCATTGGTAGAGTTCAGCATGTTCCCGACAGAAAAGACACAAAGTAAGAGTGTGTTTGTAGCCAGAGTTCTGGATATCGTGGACAGAAGTGGTTTGGCGTACCAGTTGACACCGATGGGTACCATTATAGAAGCAGAAACAGTGCAGGAAGCACTGGATGTGATCAATGCTGCCTATGAGGAGCTTCAGAAAGAGTGCGGAAGGGTTTACAGCTCCATCAAGATTGACTGGAGAGAGGGACCTGTAGGCAGGTTGAATAAAAAAGTTGCATCTGTGGAAGAAAAACTTGGACGCAAGCTCAAAGCTTAGAAGAACAAATTGTAACTGTCTGCTGTGAAGCGCTTACAGTGGCAGTACAGCAAATATTATCTTTGCCGGTATTGCGTTTAGCGTTAAACAGCTAAAATTCGATATAATCATGCTAAATTTTCACAAGGATTTCAGATGTTATGTGCTGAAAGAATGCAGCGTATTGTACAGGCAATCATATTAGGGCTCATCATGGGGCTGGCAGGTTCAAAGATGTTCGCTGCTGCGTTCATACTGACCTTTGCTATGATGCTTATGCTCTTTATAGCCGGAGTTACGGGCTTCTGCCCGGGACTGATGATCCTGAAAAAAATATTCCCGCCGTGTGAGTGCGGAGAGACGAAGGAACAGTAATGTCAAATATATCCTATAAAGATGCCGGTGTCGATATTGATGCGGGAAATGAGTTCGTAGAAGCGATCAAAGCCGATGTCAAATCGACCTTTGACAGTAACGTTATAGGGGGTATCGGTTCGTTTGCCGGGGCATATGCTCTTCCAAGCGGCTATAAAGAGCCTGTGATCCTCTCTGCAACAGACGGGGTGGGAACCAAGCTTAAGATCGCTATAGAAAGCGGTAAGCTCAACACAGTAGGTATTGACCTGGTTGCAATGTGTGTGAATGACCTAATCTGTAATAATGGAGTACCGATGTTCTTCCTGGACTACTATGCGACAGGAAAACTGTTACCTGAGAATGCAAAAGATGTGGTTGCCGGTATTGCAGAGGGATGCCGTAGAGCAGAGTGTGCACTTGTTGGCGGAGAAACAGCAGAGATGCCGGGGATGTATTCGGAAAATGATTTTGATCTGGCAGGTTTTGCTGTTGGGATAGCAGAGCGAAGTGAGATGGATACTGTTGCCAATGTCAAACCGGGGCAGGTGCTTATTGCCATGCCAAGTTCCGGGGTGCACTCCAACGGCTATTCACTGGTAAGAAAACTTTTCTTTGATAAACTCGGTATGAGTCTTGAAACAGAGTTTGAAGGCAAGATGCTGCTTGAGACACTGTTGGAGCCGACACGTATTTATGTGAAAGAGTACAAATCCAACAAACAGCATATTAAAGCACTGGCACATATCACGGGAGGAGGGATTGTGGAAAATCTTCCAAGAGTACTTCCCGAAGGTATTAAAGCGGTTGTAAAAAAAGAGGATATCAGAATACTGCCCATCTTTGAATTTATGAGTCAGTATGTTGATGAAGAGGAGATGTACCGTGCCTTCAATATGGGTGTAGGGATGGTCTGGGTTGTCGAGCCTGAAAGTGTAGATG
Coding sequences within it:
- a CDS encoding NAD(P)/FAD-dependent oxidoreductase, which gives rise to MDNKILKEGMEIIDAHMKSEGISRRDAIKLFGTGGAAMLLASGATTQASASSSAAKAKIVIIGGGLAGMSTAARLTNSLDNPDITVIEPGDIATSYQPGQTLVGAGIWDVSEVVYKTDDFVPDGVTIIKEKAVEFDPKNNMVKTSGGKTVKYDYMVIAAGLKLDYARIEGLGIEGTITSTGDHSPVSKVIGKNGIASIYFQKGSADTWTQMQKFIAEAKSGKKVKGIFTHPNTPIKCGGAPKKIMYLTDARLREAGARENAELTFYPNGSKMFGVKEYHDAIVNQFEARDMKWNYRHNLVAVDPVKKIATFNRHWKEKGEWDPDLEEYSIVPRSEKVEKEFDFIHITPPMIAPEEIADSPVGSGKGWVPVHKETLQHVKYPNVFALGDIAAVPMGKTGGSARKQYKVVVDNIISMMEGKEPTAKYGGYTVCPLITSIGTVMLAEFDWSKKPTPSFPLDPTQERYIWWLLKVYALKPMTQYGMLSGRA
- a CDS encoding c-type cytochrome, whose amino-acid sequence is MKKTTIALLSAAVIFGLNGCGNDTPSSSAPKTYSKTPAEVYAQSCKKCHGEHAEGNPKKKGPALNDRQAGELELDLYDVKNGGTNQSSGTEHDIMEHNMQKLMEKGYDYDPKAMAEYIEKSFYKREVSEAH
- a CDS encoding cytochrome b/b6 domain-containing protein; protein product: MNKKPGYVFVWPIGTRIIHWMMALSFTAAFITSFHKNQLHSHVAFGFIFLIILVYRIIWGIVGPRYATFKTFKLRLSELKGYFVEKVRNRWRKIPAGHNPASSWFTVWALIVGTVIVISGLLLYGVEEAKGCFRFLNEDYYQYMDTLTMLHKYASYLFATWVIIHITGVLIEQFWHRTGMAFAMITGYKKTEGEDTKVKRSLSIFAYLMILLAIVTYFFIVSSNYNYLTLQKYTNVDYEEEHPDYYHECGECHVAYPPYLLPRRSWERIMGALDNHFGEEITEANITKLQQASILEYLIQHAAETSKREAAVKTMKSLGERRPKAITKTPYWRETHKHIPKYVYRQKKIKDKSNCAACHRDFKYGNLEDMNILYDF
- a CDS encoding Mrp/NBP35 family ATP-binding protein; protein product: MINKEHIQKKLAQVIYPGFTKSIVDFGFTKEVSVSEERVSILLDIPSSAPEIEAQLREEITKRVSFLGDFQIDITITKPKMPRETSSHGKNVLPNIQNFVMVSSGKGGVGKSTTTVNLAIALAQQGKRVGLLDADIYGPNIPRMMGIEGEQPIFLGKTIKPILAHDLKVMSIGSLVEQGASLIWKGAMVTQAIEQMLEDISWGNLDVLLFDMPPGTGDAQLALAQNLPVTSGICVTTPQKVALDDTIRSMDMFTQLHIPIAGIVENMSGFICPDSGKEYDIFGKGTTQPLADAYQTEVLGEIPIEPAIREGGDSGLPITVLAPNCETSKRYQAMARKLWKKLLEVNESGGVNNEAIQPTVF
- a CDS encoding BaiN/RdsA family NAD(P)/FAD-dependent oxidoreductase, with translation MIVVGGGASGLTAAILCAREGMNVTLLEQNSKIGKKILISGNGKCNISNRCISANRFHSQNPEFVETVLKENDFPVVEKFFTSIGLELTEGKEGQIFPMSLQAGSVVDLLTYEAEKAGVEIYCDCAVTSIGKEKDLFVLETTQGTKRCQKLLIASGSPAAPQLGGSNAGYAFAAKMGHSLIAHHPSLVQLCSDDGWVKRCAGVKIAGIAKLYANGQYITERKGDLLFTSYGISGLAILDISREVSLRLAQFDYCELSLDLMPGLSKEKLTNLLMKRVQQQSEKPIALWLQGILNKKLLFIILEQSKCKALTEQDLNRKEIGKLVYTIKNLKLSISDTRGFKGAEVVAGGVDTTEIDPETMESKIIPGLYFAGEILDVDGDRGGFNFHFAWVSGMRAGKAMAKPKTKNQKL
- a CDS encoding MTH1187 family thiamine-binding protein, with the protein product MSALVEFSMFPTEKTQSKSVFVARVLDIVDRSGLAYQLTPMGTIIEAETVQEALDVINAAYEELQKECGRVYSSIKIDWREGPVGRLNKKVASVEEKLGRKLKA